Proteins encoded within one genomic window of Saccharopolyspora pogona:
- a CDS encoding sugar isomerase domain-containing protein, whose product MSETGLVHAEQTLEHLRKIGAHNTETLRAAADRLFAAIQADGLVFTAGAGHSLAGVMESFYRAGGLAAVRPLYHPDLLPLHGAVASTKTERRSGLAEEVLTGAGFRGGTDALVVFSNSGVNPYPVELAKLARAAGSTIVAITSPAASAEAPKRAGTTLAEEAGIVLDTLVRGGDASYPAAAPVTAPLSSMANAFLWNMLLVQMYDLAAAAGVDLPVWRSSNTVGGDEANAANLAHYGERVPGLR is encoded by the coding sequence ATGTCGGAAACCGGCCTGGTCCACGCCGAGCAGACGCTGGAACACCTGCGAAAGATCGGCGCGCACAACACCGAGACCCTGCGAGCCGCCGCCGACCGGCTCTTCGCCGCCATCCAGGCGGACGGCCTGGTGTTCACCGCCGGCGCGGGCCACTCGCTGGCCGGGGTGATGGAGTCCTTCTACCGGGCCGGCGGGCTGGCCGCAGTCCGGCCGCTGTACCACCCGGACCTGCTGCCCCTGCACGGCGCGGTGGCCAGCACCAAGACCGAACGCCGCAGCGGCCTGGCCGAAGAGGTGCTCACCGGGGCCGGGTTCCGCGGCGGCACGGACGCGCTGGTGGTGTTCTCCAACTCCGGGGTGAACCCGTACCCGGTGGAGTTGGCCAAGCTCGCCCGCGCAGCCGGCTCGACAATCGTCGCGATCACCTCGCCGGCGGCGAGCGCCGAAGCCCCGAAGCGCGCGGGCACGACGCTGGCCGAAGAAGCCGGGATCGTGCTGGACACGCTGGTGCGCGGGGGCGATGCGAGCTACCCGGCGGCAGCACCGGTGACGGCGCCGCTGTCCTCGATGGCCAACGCGTTCCTGTGGAACATGCTGCTGGTGCAGATGTACGACCTCGCCGCGGCGGCAGGCGTCGACCTGCCGGTCTGGCGCAGCTCCAACACGGTCGGCGGAGACGAGGCGAACGCGGCGAACCTCGCGCACTACGGGGAACGGGTGCCGGGCCTGCGCTGA
- a CDS encoding helix-turn-helix domain-containing protein has translation MAELKKGARITGSARDKLASDLRKKYEKGASIRALAEATGRSYGFVHRVLSESGVQLRGRGGATRSKKK, from the coding sequence GTGGCTGAGCTGAAGAAAGGCGCGCGCATCACGGGTAGTGCGCGGGACAAGCTTGCGAGTGACCTGAGAAAGAAGTACGAGAAGGGGGCGAGCATCCGCGCTCTGGCCGAGGCAACCGGCCGGTCGTACGGGTTCGTGCACCGCGTCCTGAGCGAATCAGGCGTGCAGTTGCGGGGCCGCGGGGGCGCGACGCGCTCGAAGAAGAAGTGA
- a CDS encoding enoyl-CoA hydratase/isomerase family protein has translation MEVRLAESIVDAGLLDRGGVGLTIHGRRATITLNRPDKLNAQTPHTWQALREIGRCLAAEIRVVVVRGEGRSFSAGLDRRLFGFADVDGAPGLAALAQRPTEQADAEVAGFQQGFSWLREPDRVTIAAVQGHAIGAGFQLALACDLRVLATDARLRMAETGLGLVPDLGGTLPLVRTVGYAKAVEICLTGREIQAEEAVRLGLANSVIEPELLDDAVDRLAEAVTQPPAGAVRETLALLVQADEAVDPEQQLAAERAAQLRRIAELAEHFGAE, from the coding sequence ATGGAGGTCCGTTTGGCGGAGTCGATAGTGGACGCCGGCCTGTTGGATCGTGGCGGTGTGGGGCTCACGATCCACGGGCGGCGTGCCACGATCACCTTGAACCGCCCGGACAAGCTCAACGCGCAGACACCGCACACCTGGCAGGCGCTGCGGGAGATCGGGCGGTGTCTCGCCGCGGAGATCCGGGTCGTGGTGGTGCGCGGCGAGGGTCGGTCGTTCTCGGCCGGCCTTGATCGTCGGCTGTTCGGATTCGCCGACGTCGACGGGGCGCCTGGGCTGGCCGCGCTGGCCCAGCGCCCCACCGAACAGGCCGATGCCGAGGTCGCCGGCTTCCAGCAGGGGTTCAGCTGGCTTCGCGAACCCGACCGGGTAACCATCGCGGCCGTGCAGGGGCACGCCATCGGGGCCGGTTTCCAGCTGGCGCTGGCGTGCGACCTGCGCGTGCTCGCCACCGATGCGCGGCTGCGCATGGCGGAGACCGGGCTGGGACTCGTGCCGGATCTTGGCGGTACGTTGCCCCTGGTCAGGACCGTCGGTTACGCAAAGGCAGTGGAGATCTGCCTGACCGGGCGAGAAATTCAGGCGGAAGAGGCCGTGCGGCTCGGTCTGGCGAACTCGGTCATCGAGCCCGAGCTGCTCGACGACGCGGTGGACCGGCTCGCCGAAGCCGTCACGCAACCGCCGGCCGGCGCGGTCCGCGAGACGCTGGCGCTGCTGGTCCAGGCAGACGAGGCCGTCGACCCGGAGCAGCAGCTCGCGGCCGAGCGCGCCGCCCAGCTGCGCCGCATCGCGGAGCTGGCCGAGCATTTCGGCGCGGAGTAG
- a CDS encoding TetR/AcrR family transcriptional regulator, whose product MPKRGNRRELLADAAIEVLAREGGRGLTHRAIDREAEVPEGTTKNYYPTRSAVFLAVARYLAAQHTAALRDLRSQIPADVTGAEIAALYAAMLRRMSTSARSQFLALFELHLEAVRNPEVREALGDITEANVDTAVQLHAAVGRQMSRRGAGLLDAGMLGVALSVLSLPDDLVEEFGLDDADGLARALLSLGSGRDEPTLGVLRDCAS is encoded by the coding sequence ATGCCGAAACGAGGCAACCGCCGGGAACTGCTCGCCGACGCCGCCATCGAGGTGCTGGCGCGCGAAGGAGGCCGCGGGCTCACGCACCGCGCCATCGACCGCGAGGCCGAGGTTCCAGAGGGCACCACCAAGAACTACTACCCGACGCGCAGCGCGGTGTTCCTGGCCGTCGCGCGTTATCTCGCCGCCCAGCACACCGCTGCGCTGCGCGACCTGCGCAGCCAGATTCCCGCGGACGTCACCGGTGCGGAGATCGCCGCGTTGTACGCGGCGATGCTGCGGCGGATGTCCACGAGCGCGAGGTCGCAGTTCCTGGCGCTGTTCGAGCTGCACCTGGAAGCGGTGCGCAACCCCGAGGTGCGGGAGGCGCTCGGCGACATCACCGAGGCCAATGTGGACACCGCGGTGCAGTTGCACGCCGCGGTGGGGCGCCAGATGAGCCGCCGCGGCGCGGGATTGCTGGACGCGGGCATGCTCGGCGTGGCGCTGTCGGTGCTCAGCCTGCCCGACGACCTGGTCGAGGAGTTCGGGCTCGACGACGCGGACGGACTGGCGCGGGCGTTATTGTCGCTGGGCTCGGGTCGGGACGAACCGACGCTTGGGGTGCTGCGGGACTGCGCCAGCTGA